A window of Enoplosus armatus isolate fEnoArm2 chromosome 3, fEnoArm2.hap1, whole genome shotgun sequence contains these coding sequences:
- the tcta gene encoding T-cell leukemia translocation-altered gene protein homolog has protein sequence MEEPWDFEFLSRIADSCLSFLSEFVEDWLANDMRVSIFKILLSWLIFSLIAIHFAWKVYGNTVNDMYYRQGTGQNGGTPETAPPLSGWESRAGDTPKTHRD, from the exons ATGGAGGAACCGTGGGATTTTGAATTTTTGTCCCGCATCGCTGACAGCTGCCTGTCGTTCCTCTCCGAATTTGTTGAGGATTGGCTCGCCAACGATATGAGAGTCTCcatattcaaaatcttactcaGCTGGTTAATTTTTAGTCTTATCGCAATTCACTTTGCGTGGAAAGTCTACGGGAATACAGTGAACGATATGTATTATCGACAGG GGACTGGACAGAACGGAGGCACGCCTGAAACAGCACCTCCCCTGAGTGGATG GGAAAGCAGAGCAGGAGATACCCCAAAGACTCATCGAGATTAA